In Chamaesiphon minutus PCC 6605, a genomic segment contains:
- a CDS encoding DUF6194 family protein has protein sequence MTPEEIIQYICNRLSGVVPKASWGETSLFYNPGYMLPNGVYFCTIKQHNGENDKASNLDREDVFRVAIGLTPKTYVRLFGRRPTRPGKGGIVATEHDFTELNELMPHPIYAWISWVQILSPSRDKFEEVFPLIEEAHQEAVKKFVKKTANNRVAAEQ, from the coding sequence GTGACACCAGAAGAAATCATTCAATACATCTGCAATCGTCTCTCAGGTGTAGTCCCAAAAGCCAGTTGGGGCGAAACGTCGCTGTTTTACAATCCTGGTTACATGTTGCCCAATGGTGTTTATTTCTGCACAATCAAACAACACAATGGCGAAAACGACAAAGCATCCAATCTCGATCGAGAAGATGTGTTTAGAGTTGCGATCGGGCTTACCCCAAAAACCTATGTTCGCTTATTTGGTCGGAGACCAACACGCCCTGGCAAAGGTGGTATTGTTGCAACGGAACACGATTTTACAGAGTTAAATGAGCTGATGCCACATCCAATTTACGCCTGGATATCCTGGGTACAAATCCTTTCCCCTAGCCGAGACAAATTTGAGGAGGTCTTCCCTTTAATTGAGGAGGCGCATCAGGAAGCAGTCAAAAAATTTGTGAAAAAGACAGCTAACAATCGTGTTGCAGCGGAACAATGA
- a CDS encoding GFA family protein: MKTENFQLIQGSTVDYASSEQGFRCFCPVCGSLLFYRHQGADYLEITIGTLDDPDRVEPQVHLFADDQIKWFKLQDLHPRYHDNVMPHPSKRNTM, encoded by the coding sequence ATGAAAACCGAGAATTTTCAACTGATTCAAGGTTCTACGGTGGATTATGCTTCTTCTGAGCAAGGCTTCCGTTGTTTCTGTCCAGTTTGCGGGTCATTGCTGTTTTATCGACACCAAGGAGCAGATTATCTTGAAATCACGATTGGGACATTAGACGATCCAGATCGGGTTGAGCCACAGGTACACCTTTTTGCAGATGACCAAATCAAGTGGTTCAAGCTCCAGGATTTGCATCCTCGCTATCACGATAATGTGATGCCGCATCCCAGTAAACGAAATACGATGTGA
- a CDS encoding class I fructose-bisphosphate aldolase — MTARVKEILSWYGSDNPGTLTNLARLLNHGKLAGTGKLVILPVDQGFEHGPARSFAANPAAYHPHYHFELAIAAGCNAYAAPLGFLEAGARNFAGQIPLILKVNDHDVLVDEPDPFQALTGSVQDALRLGCVGIGFTIYPGSTHRLEMYGQIRAYAEEAKRHGLAVIIWSYPRGSSLSKAGETAIDVTAYAAHIAAQLGAHIIKVKLPSEQIEQDAARKVYEQQQVPIHTLAERVRHVVQCTFGGNRMVIFSGGATETDEKLLEQIQAIADGGGFGSIIGRNSFQRSQPDALKLLDTIMGIYGNA; from the coding sequence ATGACAGCACGAGTAAAAGAAATCCTCAGTTGGTATGGTAGCGACAATCCTGGCACCCTGACCAACCTGGCTCGCTTACTAAATCACGGGAAACTTGCTGGCACCGGAAAATTAGTGATTTTGCCTGTAGATCAGGGCTTTGAACATGGCCCCGCCCGCAGTTTTGCAGCAAATCCGGCGGCTTATCATCCCCATTATCACTTTGAATTAGCGATCGCGGCAGGATGCAATGCTTATGCGGCTCCCCTCGGTTTTCTCGAAGCCGGAGCCAGAAACTTTGCCGGACAAATTCCGTTAATTCTCAAAGTCAACGACCATGACGTGTTGGTCGATGAGCCAGACCCATTCCAGGCATTGACTGGCAGCGTCCAGGATGCTCTCCGGCTGGGCTGTGTGGGCATTGGTTTTACGATCTATCCTGGTTCTACGCATCGCTTAGAAATGTACGGTCAAATCCGTGCCTACGCTGAAGAAGCCAAACGGCATGGGTTAGCCGTAATTATTTGGTCTTATCCACGCGGATCGAGCTTGAGTAAAGCAGGCGAAACCGCGATTGATGTAACCGCTTATGCCGCCCATATTGCCGCCCAATTGGGTGCCCATATCATCAAAGTCAAACTGCCCAGCGAGCAGATCGAACAGGATGCAGCGCGGAAAGTTTACGAGCAACAGCAAGTACCGATTCATACTTTGGCAGAGCGCGTCCGGCATGTGGTGCAATGTACCTTTGGCGGCAATCGGATGGTGATTTTCTCTGGCGGTGCGACCGAAACCGACGAGAAGCTGCTGGAACAGATTCAGGCGATCGCGGATGGTGGCGGATTTGGCTCGATTATTGGGCGCAACTCCTTCCAACGCTCTCAACCTGATGCGTTGAAATTACTAGACACCATTATGGGGATTTATGGCAACGCCTGA
- a CDS encoding glutathione S-transferase family protein, which yields MYTIYAFPTPNSIKVPIALEELNLEYTLHPVNIRQGGQREPDFLTVNPAGKVPVLVEESPAGQPFVLSESAAILVFLAEKHGKLLPTEQIARARVFEQLFFHASGLSPAFGQSGYFQKLAPEPVPLAISRFHGEAKRTLGLLDRTLAQHTYVAGDDYAIADIAHFGWLWRRAFAGVDFDESPNVARWYESIASRPAVVRAIAKVEALAA from the coding sequence ATGTATACCATCTACGCATTTCCGACACCCAATAGTATCAAGGTACCGATCGCCTTGGAAGAACTCAACCTTGAGTATACGCTTCACCCAGTTAATATCCGTCAAGGCGGACAGCGCGAACCTGATTTTCTGACAGTGAATCCCGCTGGCAAAGTTCCCGTGCTTGTCGAAGAAAGCCCTGCGGGTCAACCATTCGTACTCTCCGAATCCGCAGCCATTCTGGTTTTTCTGGCTGAAAAACATGGCAAGTTGTTACCAACAGAGCAGATCGCCCGCGCTCGCGTATTTGAACAGCTATTCTTTCATGCTTCGGGACTCAGCCCCGCCTTTGGACAATCGGGGTATTTCCAAAAACTGGCACCCGAACCCGTGCCCCTAGCAATCTCGCGCTTTCATGGCGAAGCTAAACGCACACTTGGCTTACTCGATCGCACCCTAGCACAACACACATATGTCGCTGGTGATGATTACGCAATTGCCGACATCGCCCACTTCGGCTGGTTGTGGCGGCGGGCTTTTGCTGGTGTTGACTTTGACGAGTCTCCTAATGTCGCCCGTTGGTATGAGTCGATCGCGTCACGTCCGGCTGTGGTACGAGCGATCGCCAAAGTCGAAGCCCTGGCAGCATAA
- a CDS encoding FMN-dependent NADH-azoreductase produces the protein MNSILHLDSSPRGERSRSRQLASNFMAAWRDLHPDATVTYRDLRQTPIPHITEDWIEADFTPPELLSPELREQLKLSDELVDEFLAADRCLFSVPMYNFSVPSNFKAYIDQIVRVGRTFTFENGQGKGLVSGKKVMFITSRGVEFSSGSPFEGLDAQEPALRNIFQFMGVTDIEFIHADGLDMGDDARKRGLDEAQSKIQKLVVDW, from the coding sequence ATGAATAGTATTTTGCATCTTGATTCGAGTCCTCGTGGCGAGCGATCCAGATCTCGCCAACTCGCTAGCAACTTTATGGCAGCATGGCGGGATCTCCATCCAGACGCAACGGTTACGTATCGTGACTTGCGCCAAACTCCAATTCCTCACATTACTGAGGATTGGATTGAAGCTGACTTTACGCCACCAGAATTACTTAGCCCAGAACTGCGAGAGCAGCTCAAGTTATCTGATGAGTTGGTTGACGAGTTTTTAGCTGCCGATCGATGTCTATTCAGTGTGCCGATGTATAACTTCAGCGTGCCCTCAAATTTCAAAGCCTACATCGATCAGATTGTGCGTGTAGGTCGAACGTTTACGTTTGAGAATGGTCAAGGTAAGGGGCTAGTCAGCGGGAAGAAAGTTATGTTCATTACGTCACGAGGCGTTGAATTTAGTTCCGGTTCGCCCTTTGAGGGATTGGATGCTCAAGAGCCAGCTTTGCGTAATATTTTTCAGTTCATGGGAGTGACTGATATTGAGTTTATTCATGCCGATGGTCTAGACATGGGAGACGACGCGCGGAAAAGGGGGTTGGATGAAGCACAATCTAAAATTCAAAAATTAGTGGTTGATTGGTAG
- a CDS encoding histidine phosphatase family protein, translating into MTLNIYFLRHGQTASSRGNLFCGSIDPSLTPDGEEMAQLFAAAYANKPWEAIYCSPKERAMLTAEPLANKLNMEVHLRDGLQEINYGAWEGKDVDTVNAEYHDDYLRWLADPGWNPPTGGETAMAIAARALAVVEEISQKHSTGNVLVVSHKATIRILLCSLLGIDAGRFRYRLGMPVCGVSIVEFGKHGPLLKVLADRSHLTDRLRDLPGT; encoded by the coding sequence ATGACTCTAAATATTTACTTTCTCCGCCACGGACAAACAGCCTCCAGTCGTGGCAATCTATTTTGTGGATCGATCGATCCATCTCTAACTCCCGACGGTGAAGAAATGGCACAATTGTTTGCAGCAGCTTATGCCAACAAACCTTGGGAGGCGATTTATTGTAGTCCTAAAGAACGGGCAATGTTAACAGCCGAACCTTTGGCAAATAAGCTAAATATGGAGGTACATTTGCGCGATGGATTGCAAGAGATTAATTATGGTGCCTGGGAAGGCAAGGATGTGGATACAGTTAATGCCGAGTATCACGATGACTATTTGCGGTGGTTGGCAGATCCGGGCTGGAATCCACCCACAGGCGGCGAAACAGCAATGGCGATCGCGGCTCGCGCGCTAGCGGTAGTTGAAGAAATCAGTCAAAAACATTCCACAGGCAATGTTTTAGTCGTATCGCATAAAGCAACAATTCGGATCTTGTTATGCAGCCTGCTCGGTATCGATGCGGGGCGATTTCGGTATCGATTGGGAATGCCTGTCTGTGGTGTGAGTATTGTCGAATTTGGCAAACATGGCCCACTATTAAAAGTACTTGCAGATCGATCGCATTTGACCGATCGATTGCGCGATCTCCCAGGAACTTGA
- a CDS encoding IS630 family transposase: MELLSLFDRQNERPLRYFVQDESRFGLKTLIGRLLTACGIKPIGEWQWLFKAFWLYGAVEPATGESFFLQFSHVDTECFQRFLDEFAKIYPDSLNVIQVDNGRFHTSKKLVIPENIILIFQPPYCPELNPIEHLWQYLKADLRWASVKTLEELQIKVGQLLAELTPEIIASITGYPFILDALSVVNTI, encoded by the coding sequence TTGGAACTGTTAAGTTTATTCGATCGCCAGAATGAGCGACCTTTAAGGTATTTTGTTCAAGATGAAAGTCGGTTTGGACTCAAAACGTTAATTGGTAGATTGCTGACGGCTTGCGGCATTAAACCGATTGGAGAATGGCAATGGCTATTTAAGGCATTTTGGCTATATGGGGCGGTTGAACCAGCCACAGGAGAGTCTTTTTTTCTGCAATTCTCTCATGTCGATACCGAGTGCTTTCAACGGTTTTTGGATGAATTTGCCAAGATTTATCCAGATAGTCTCAATGTTATTCAAGTTGACAATGGTCGTTTTCATACCAGCAAGAAATTGGTGATACCAGAAAATATTATCCTGATATTTCAACCACCTTATTGCCCAGAACTAAATCCAATTGAGCACTTGTGGCAATATCTCAAAGCTGATCTACGATGGGCTTCAGTCAAAACTCTGGAAGAACTTCAAATCAAGGTAGGGCAACTTTTGGCAGAACTAACTCCTGAAATCATTGCGAGTATTACCGGATATCCATTCATTTTAGATGCACTATCTGTCGTCAACACCATTTAA
- a CDS encoding SDR family oxidoreductase, with product MNVQNSVAFVTGANRGIGRAYVEALLQAGVRRIYATARSIETLQDLVALAPDRIMPIALDVTDLDRVNATAQTAQDVTLLINNAGVIGSGGLFTPKSVETAQWEMNTNYFGTLSMVRAFAPILKRNGGGAIVNMLSVVSVANAPVFGSYSASKAALHSLTQDIRAELAAQGTQVVGVFPGPVDTAMTEGLPGDKAEPSNVAQAVLQAVEKGIEDVYPDPVSQGAFAAIAEPLKAVEKMFAGWMPQ from the coding sequence ATGAACGTTCAAAACTCAGTTGCTTTTGTCACAGGTGCGAATCGCGGAATTGGTAGAGCCTATGTTGAAGCTCTCTTACAAGCAGGTGTTCGCCGTATTTATGCCACTGCCCGATCGATCGAAACACTTCAAGATCTTGTCGCACTCGCTCCCGATCGAATTATGCCGATCGCACTAGATGTCACCGATCTCGATCGCGTTAATGCTACCGCTCAAACCGCCCAGGATGTCACCCTGTTAATTAATAATGCTGGAGTCATTGGTTCTGGCGGGCTATTTACTCCTAAGAGCGTGGAAACCGCTCAATGGGAAATGAACACCAACTACTTCGGCACACTCTCGATGGTTCGTGCTTTTGCACCGATTCTGAAGCGCAATGGTGGTGGGGCGATCGTCAACATGCTATCCGTAGTATCCGTGGCGAACGCCCCCGTATTTGGTTCCTACAGTGCTTCTAAAGCGGCACTCCATTCCTTAACCCAAGACATTCGGGCAGAACTGGCAGCACAAGGCACACAAGTGGTAGGCGTTTTTCCTGGCCCTGTAGATACGGCGATGACTGAAGGTTTACCTGGAGATAAAGCCGAACCGAGCAATGTGGCGCAGGCAGTGCTACAAGCGGTTGAAAAAGGGATTGAGGATGTCTATCCCGATCCCGTGTCTCAGGGTGCATTTGCGGCGATCGCCGAACCATTGAAAGCCGTTGAAAAAATGTTTGCAGGTTGGATGCCTCAATAG
- a CDS encoding Crp/Fnr family transcriptional regulator yields the protein MNVLNSKSLLMLLQGTIAYRDLVNGQTLFYQGDPAESVFVVESGKIRLAHFTQAGKVIQHYDAVAGESFAEAALFNSVYDCAAIAEIPSRVMVLSKEILFKTLEQQPTLAMEVMAQLAKRAHHLKVLLHLRSIRSPRERVLHYLQLIAQSNQVNLKRSFKDIAEEIGIAPEVFSRALSSLEQDGVISRSQRNIDLH from the coding sequence ATGAATGTTCTAAATTCTAAATCGCTGTTGATGTTACTTCAAGGAACGATTGCCTATCGCGATTTGGTAAATGGACAAACGCTATTTTATCAAGGAGATCCGGCTGAGTCAGTTTTTGTCGTAGAGTCAGGAAAAATTAGACTCGCCCATTTCACTCAAGCTGGAAAAGTCATTCAACACTATGACGCAGTAGCTGGGGAGAGCTTTGCCGAGGCAGCATTGTTCAATTCAGTCTATGATTGCGCGGCAATCGCTGAGATCCCCTCAAGAGTGATGGTGTTGTCCAAAGAGATTTTATTCAAGACTTTAGAACAACAGCCGACGTTAGCAATGGAAGTAATGGCACAACTGGCGAAACGGGCGCATCACCTTAAAGTCCTCCTGCACCTCCGCAGTATTCGCTCCCCGCGCGAGCGGGTTCTCCACTACCTTCAACTGATTGCCCAGTCTAACCAGGTGAATTTAAAGCGTTCGTTCAAGGATATTGCTGAGGAGATTGGTATCGCCCCAGAGGTCTTCTCCAGGGCACTCTCAAGCTTGGAGCAAGATGGCGTAATTAGTCGTAGTCAGCGCAACATAGACCTTCATTAG
- a CDS encoding tetratricopeptide repeat protein, translating into MNSLLQQAFTAFDNGQLPKAEGLYLLALRQHAEAKDEKYKNAANGLAFTYSLQNHFDRAREIYSNLYEIVCAENDLKWQAITLHQLGMVERLAENFKEAQQIFRHEYDFRVSNLPGDLTGFCANQYEQGYLYLKLACLSKAEQAMSKALEMAQQAGDRMCIGCSYRGLGEVYLALGNLSRAKEEFLFSMKAFEQAGDKIAVLEVQKLVEALTGTAQR; encoded by the coding sequence ATGAATTCTCTTTTGCAGCAAGCCTTTACCGCTTTCGATAACGGGCAACTTCCTAAAGCTGAGGGGTTGTATTTACTGGCTCTTAGACAACACGCGGAAGCCAAGGATGAGAAGTATAAAAATGCAGCGAACGGTTTAGCTTTTACGTATAGCTTGCAAAATCATTTCGATCGAGCGCGAGAAATATACAGCAACTTGTATGAGATTGTTTGTGCTGAGAATGACCTAAAATGGCAAGCCATCACACTGCATCAACTCGGGATGGTGGAGAGGTTGGCAGAAAATTTTAAGGAAGCTCAACAGATTTTTCGGCATGAGTATGATTTTCGAGTATCGAACTTACCAGGCGATCTCACGGGCTTCTGTGCGAATCAATATGAGCAAGGTTATTTGTACTTGAAGTTAGCGTGCTTAAGCAAAGCAGAGCAGGCAATGTCAAAAGCATTGGAAATGGCGCAGCAAGCAGGAGATCGTATGTGTATTGGATGCAGTTATCGTGGTCTAGGGGAAGTTTATCTAGCCTTGGGCAATCTCAGCAGAGCGAAAGAGGAGTTTTTATTCAGCATGAAAGCATTTGAACAAGCTGGCGATAAGATTGCAGTTCTGGAGGTTCAAAAATTGGTAGAGGCACTGACGGGCACAGCCCAACGGTGA
- a CDS encoding SDR family oxidoreductase, which translates to MNARWALTNKKALVTGATKGIGKAIAAEFLALGAEVSIVARSEASVADTLTTWQQQGWMVNGVVADVSTQAGRQAVSSHVRDTLGTLDILVNNVGTNIRKKVVDYTVDEYASIFQTNLDSVFELCQLVYPLLQASPDASIVNIGSVAGLTAIRTGAPYGMTKAALVQLTRALAVEWAGDRIRVNTVAPWFIQTPLTEPLLSDPDLLDEVLLQTPMGRVGDPEDVAGLVAFLCMPSSAYITGQCIAVDGGFTAFGF; encoded by the coding sequence ATGAACGCTCGGTGGGCATTGACAAACAAAAAAGCCTTAGTCACAGGAGCAACTAAAGGCATTGGCAAGGCGATCGCTGCTGAGTTCTTGGCTCTTGGGGCAGAGGTATCGATCGTTGCCCGGAGTGAAGCATCGGTAGCTGATACGCTTACTACTTGGCAGCAACAGGGCTGGATGGTGAATGGTGTCGTTGCTGATGTATCGACTCAAGCAGGTCGTCAAGCAGTTTCTAGCCATGTTCGAGACACACTCGGTACTCTAGATATTCTGGTAAATAATGTCGGGACTAATATTCGCAAAAAGGTGGTGGACTATACCGTCGATGAATATGCCTCGATCTTCCAAACAAATCTAGATTCAGTATTTGAGCTGTGCCAACTAGTTTACCCTTTGTTACAAGCGAGTCCCGATGCCAGTATCGTCAATATCGGCTCCGTAGCTGGATTGACTGCGATTCGCACGGGTGCGCCCTACGGCATGACAAAAGCCGCCTTGGTACAGTTGACTCGTGCGCTAGCAGTGGAATGGGCTGGCGATCGCATCCGTGTCAACACGGTAGCTCCTTGGTTTATTCAAACACCGCTGACGGAGCCGCTACTGAGCGATCCCGATCTGTTGGACGAAGTACTGTTACAAACGCCGATGGGACGGGTTGGCGATCCAGAGGATGTTGCTGGGCTGGTGGCATTCTTATGTATGCCATCATCAGCCTACATCACTGGACAGTGCATTGCCGTTGATGGCGGCTTTACCGCTTTTGGATTCTAG
- a CDS encoding helix-turn-helix transcriptional regulator, translated as MKNRLKELRQLHQWSQSDLARELGVSRQAVNGFESGKFDPSLDMAFKIANLFHVAIEDVFIYEAKHTMQTLVERVKNFFGFEFGFERFTEKAIDALNFARNEAARSQNLQVEPEHLLAGLLADSTTTSARLLRANGVKLDIETNEHSFESRENLEFSPQSKFILELALQIVRLQGKKSIGTEHLLWGVVRLAETDKAILSELFQRYEIDAVALNNQLTETV; from the coding sequence ATGAAAAATCGACTGAAAGAACTTCGACAACTGCATCAATGGTCACAATCTGACCTTGCTAGAGAGTTAGGAGTCAGTCGTCAGGCGGTAAATGGGTTTGAGTCAGGTAAATTTGACCCCAGCCTAGATATGGCATTCAAAATTGCCAACCTGTTTCACGTCGCAATCGAAGACGTTTTCATTTACGAGGCAAAGCACACGATGCAAACACTAGTTGAGCGGGTTAAAAATTTCTTTGGCTTTGAGTTTGGGTTCGAGCGGTTCACGGAAAAGGCGATCGACGCACTCAATTTTGCTCGCAATGAGGCAGCACGATCGCAAAACTTGCAAGTCGAACCCGAACACCTCCTGGCTGGATTACTGGCTGATTCAACCACCACTTCTGCTCGTTTACTTCGAGCCAACGGTGTGAAGTTGGATATCGAAACCAATGAGCATTCGTTTGAATCTCGTGAGAATTTAGAGTTCAGTCCACAAAGTAAGTTCATTCTGGAGCTTGCCCTGCAAATTGTTCGGCTTCAGGGTAAAAAGTCGATTGGAACGGAGCATCTCTTGTGGGGGGTAGTCCGACTCGCTGAAACAGACAAAGCTATTTTGAGCGAACTGTTTCAACGTTACGAAATTGATGCCGTAGCCTTGAACAATCAACTCACAGAAACAGTTTAA
- a CDS encoding winged helix-turn-helix transcriptional regulator: MTETQSCPLEILLKQISGQWTLYILWVLDTNGSQRFGELRRKVEGISTKVLTERLRLLESLELVHRHHEPTIPPQVTYTLTERGKELSGTLDRLYELAVRWYGTDPKAVV; encoded by the coding sequence ATGACTGAAACTCAATCCTGCCCATTAGAGATATTGCTCAAACAAATTTCAGGACAGTGGACACTTTACATCCTCTGGGTTCTGGATACCAATGGTTCACAACGATTTGGAGAACTCAGGCGAAAAGTAGAAGGGATCTCGACTAAAGTGCTGACGGAACGGTTAAGGCTCTTAGAGTCTCTTGAACTGGTTCATCGTCACCACGAACCCACAATTCCACCACAGGTTACTTACACGCTCACTGAACGCGGCAAAGAGTTATCGGGAACACTCGATCGTCTTTATGAACTGGCTGTGAGATGGTATGGCACTGACCCAAAAGCTGTTGTCTGA
- the egtD gene encoding L-histidine N(alpha)-methyltransferase, whose product MKVTQLKSEGSENARFRWITVTGAEELIDDGLDIIQGLSQSQKTLPSRYLYDDLGSELFEQITDLPEYYPTRTEQSIIEKYATEITRFTGACELVELGSGSSRKTRILLDAYTQLNRQLHYYPIDVSAGILKATALALLDRYPHLQLCGIAGTYEQALAQLPPAELENRLLIFLGSTLGNLTDEQRSSFLNQIKQALQPGEFFLLGVDLQKPIETIEAAYNDDRGVTAKFNLNILSHLNHRFDGNFDLNLFKHLAFYDCKQHRIEMHLRSLVTQTVFLKALNYQFTINANETIHTEISHKFQLPTLVDILATHAFKPLQIWTDSQDWFGLLLCQRQCTGEDCP is encoded by the coding sequence ATGAAAGTTACTCAACTCAAAAGCGAAGGTAGCGAAAATGCTCGATTTCGGTGGATTACTGTCACAGGTGCGGAAGAACTAATAGATGATGGTCTAGATATCATTCAAGGCTTGAGCCAAAGTCAAAAGACCCTGCCTTCTCGCTACCTTTATGACGATCTCGGTTCGGAATTATTCGAGCAAATTACCGATTTACCCGAATATTATCCCACCCGCACCGAGCAGTCGATTATCGAGAAATATGCCACCGAAATTACGCGATTTACAGGTGCGTGTGAATTAGTGGAATTAGGCAGCGGTAGTTCTCGTAAAACTCGCATTTTATTGGATGCTTACACTCAGCTAAATCGCCAGTTACATTACTATCCGATCGATGTCAGTGCGGGCATTCTCAAGGCAACAGCATTAGCATTACTCGATCGCTATCCCCACCTTCAATTGTGTGGGATTGCGGGAACTTACGAGCAAGCATTAGCACAGTTACCCCCAGCAGAATTAGAAAATCGACTGCTGATTTTCTTGGGTAGCACCTTGGGCAATCTCACCGACGAGCAGCGGAGCAGTTTCTTGAACCAAATCAAACAAGCACTTCAGCCTGGAGAATTTTTCTTATTGGGTGTCGATTTACAAAAACCGATCGAGACGATCGAAGCTGCCTATAATGACGATAGAGGTGTGACTGCTAAGTTTAATCTGAATATTCTCAGTCATCTCAATCATCGCTTTGATGGTAACTTCGATCTCAATCTCTTCAAGCATTTGGCTTTTTACGACTGCAAACAACACCGGATTGAAATGCACTTACGCAGCCTAGTAACTCAAACTGTTTTTCTAAAAGCATTAAATTACCAATTCACCATTAATGCTAACGAAACAATCCACACAGAAATTTCGCACAAGTTTCAATTACCAACTCTGGTCGATATTCTAGCAACTCACGCTTTTAAGCCGCTCCAAATCTGGACGGATTCACAGGATTGGTTTGGATTGCTGCTATGTCAACGTCAATGTACGGGGGAGGATTGTCCTTGA
- a CDS encoding helix-turn-helix domain-containing protein has product MAGKTSITIAQSLEEITARLHQASQPIVKERLQVLYWLKQEKAPSISKIAKAIGRHRGTLQEWLRIYRTGGLAALESVKSSPGGGNRVIPTWAEESLSKRLQDPENGFDSYGAVQEWLSETLGVEAEYHAVYQMTRYRLKAKLKVARPQHYKQDRDSRLAFKKT; this is encoded by the coding sequence ATGGCAGGAAAAACCTCAATTACGATCGCACAGAGCTTAGAAGAAATAACCGCAAGATTACATCAAGCCAGCCAGCCGATAGTCAAGGAAAGGCTCCAGGTACTCTACTGGCTCAAACAAGAGAAGGCACCCAGCATCAGCAAGATTGCTAAAGCAATTGGGAGACATCGAGGGACATTACAAGAATGGTTAAGAATCTATCGCACCGGAGGATTGGCAGCATTAGAAAGTGTCAAAAGTAGCCCAGGCGGGGGCAATCGGGTAATTCCGACCTGGGCAGAAGAGTCGTTGTCAAAACGATTACAAGATCCAGAAAATGGATTTGATAGCTATGGAGCAGTCCAGGAATGGTTGTCCGAAACGTTAGGCGTCGAAGCAGAGTATCATGCGGTTTATCAAATGACCCGCTATCGGCTCAAAGCCAAGCTGAAAGTAGCACGACCACAACATTACAAGCAAGATCGGGACAGCCGTTTGGCTTTTAAAAAAACTTAG